The proteins below are encoded in one region of Malaclemys terrapin pileata isolate rMalTer1 chromosome 20, rMalTer1.hap1, whole genome shotgun sequence:
- the MRPS12 gene encoding 28S ribosomal protein S12, mitochondrial, translated as MRRMSCRGFLRLLASPLRWSINLFPHTFVPGRWPLTQALGHLETRTMATLNQIHRKGKPKFPPPKLGPTFGNPQLKGVVLKTMIRKPKKPNSANRKCARVRLSNGKEVICFIPGEGHNLQEHSIVLVEGGRTQDLPGVKLKIVRGKYDCAHVQKKK; from the exons ATGCGGAGAATGTCGTGCAGGGGTTTCCTGAGGTTGCTGGCATCACCTTTGAGATGGA GTATCAATCTTTTCCCTCATACCTTCGTACCAGGGAGATGGCCATTAACCCAAGCTCTGGGCCATCTGGAAACCCGCACCATGGCAACCCTCAACCAGATACACCGTAAGGGCAAGCCAAAGTTTCCCCCACCCAAACTTGGCCCCACCTTTGGCAACCCCCAGCTCAAGGGAGTGGTCCTCAAGACCATGATTCGCAAGCCCAAGAAACCCAACTCTGCCAACAGAAAGTGCGCCCGGGTGCGACTCAGCAATGGCAAGGAGGTGATCTGCTTCATTCCCGGAGAAGGTCACAACTTGCAGGAGCACAGCATTGTGCTGGTGGAAGGTGGAAGGACACAGGACTTGCCTGGGGTGAAGCTCAAAATAGTGCGTGGGAAATATGACTGCGCCCATGTTCAGAAGAAGAAATAA